A stretch of Lactiplantibacillus brownii DNA encodes these proteins:
- the tnpB gene encoding IS66 family insertion sequence element accessory protein TnpB (TnpB, as the term is used for proteins encoded by IS66 family insertion elements, is considered an accessory protein, since TnpC, encoded by a neighboring gene, is a DDE family transposase.) codes for MDSVLDFKHLSQVFIVCGRTDLRKGIDGLAAVVQEEYDLNPFAPALFLFCGVRRDRFKALYWEGDGFLLLYKRFENGHLQWPRSREDIMELTTKQLRWLLSGMSIESTVRPAKIGNLY; via the coding sequence ATGGATAGTGTCCTAGATTTTAAGCACTTGTCTCAAGTTTTCATTGTTTGTGGCAGAACCGATTTACGTAAAGGCATCGACGGCTTGGCAGCGGTCGTTCAAGAGGAATATGATTTAAATCCTTTTGCGCCGGCATTATTCTTGTTTTGTGGTGTTCGACGTGATCGCTTCAAAGCGTTGTACTGGGAAGGCGACGGTTTTCTATTACTGTACAAGCGTTTTGAGAACGGACACCTACAATGGCCTCGAAGCCGTGAAGATATTATGGAATTGACCACTAAACAATTGCGGTGGCTTTTATCGGGAATGTCAATTGAGTCGACCGTTCGGCCGGCGAAAATTGGTAATTTATATTAA
- a CDS encoding NADPH-dependent F420 reductase: MAAITIFGKGNMGQAIGDVFKQGGNQVSYLGNGDPVKNLGDIVVLAVPYPAAISIAKANPTALVGKIVIDITNPLNFETWDDLVVPADSSAAEQLKQLLPDSKLIKGFNTTFAATLKSRQVGDQQTTVMAASDSNEAKATLEAALKDSGVAFIDAGALKRARELERFGFLQMTLAAKEKIGWTGGFAIEK; the protein is encoded by the coding sequence ATGGCAGCAATTACGATTTTTGGTAAAGGTAACATGGGTCAAGCAATTGGTGATGTTTTCAAGCAAGGTGGCAATCAAGTCAGCTACTTGGGCAATGGTGATCCAGTTAAAAATTTAGGCGATATCGTGGTGCTAGCGGTGCCATACCCAGCCGCAATTAGTATTGCAAAAGCAAATCCGACTGCATTAGTTGGTAAAATCGTGATCGATATTACCAACCCATTGAACTTTGAAACTTGGGATGATTTGGTTGTGCCAGCTGATAGCTCAGCTGCTGAACAACTCAAACAATTATTACCTGATTCCAAGCTCATCAAAGGGTTCAACACGACGTTTGCAGCAACCTTGAAGAGTCGTCAAGTTGGTGATCAACAAACGACGGTCATGGCCGCTAGTGATTCTAACGAGGCTAAAGCAACCTTGGAAGCTGCGTTGAAGGATAGTGGCGTGGCATTTATTGATGCCGGTGCGTTGAAACGTGCGCGTGAATTAGAGCGTTTTGGCTTCTTACAAATGACTTTAGCAGCCAAAGAAAAGATTGGCTGGACCGGTGGCTTTGCTATCGAAAAGTAA
- a CDS encoding copper-translocating P-type ATPase yields MTVTKRFWLSLVLSLPMLANMILMPFGWMLPGGNWTQLGLTTIIMVVSAGPFAQSAWASFKKHHANMDTLVAIGTVTAYLYSLYAMLTQQAVFFESAAFVTTFVLLGQVFEERMRNNASDAVEKLANLQAKDAEVLRDGEFVKLPLSAVVLNDVIRVKPGEKVPVDGVIVKGRSTVDESMVTGESMPVAKQVNDKVIGATMNSTGTFLLKANKVGDQTMLSQIVTLVKKAQNSHAPIQKLTDKVSDIFVPVVLILAILTFLTWFIFLDASVARALIFAVSVVVIACPCALGLATPTALMVGTGRGAKMGILIKNGEVLGAVNDVKTVVFDKTGTITVGQPQVTDIVGDEAQVLRIAASLEESSEHPLAAAILKRAQAAKISAQPVSGFRAIEGKGVAAQFDGHNGFVGNHKLLTDFKLDDKLAQQEIRLQNEAKTVVFVGLDERIIGLIAIQDVAKATSAEAIAKLKARGLKTVMLTGDNERVAQAIAQQVGIDEVIADVLPGDKADQVKAFQQTGKVAFVGDGINDAPALTMADVGIAMGSGTDIAIDAGGIVLVKNDLRDVDKALALSRKTFNRIKLNLFWAFIYNVLGIPVAAGIFFAIGLTLSPELAGLAMAFSSLSVVTSSVLLNRAKIGSKVQPV; encoded by the coding sequence ATGACTGTGACCAAACGATTTTGGCTATCATTGGTTTTATCCTTACCGATGTTGGCGAATATGATCTTGATGCCATTTGGCTGGATGTTGCCGGGTGGCAACTGGACACAACTGGGGTTGACGACGATCATTATGGTGGTTTCAGCGGGTCCCTTTGCTCAAAGTGCTTGGGCATCATTCAAGAAACATCACGCCAATATGGATACGCTAGTCGCGATTGGGACCGTCACGGCCTATCTGTACAGTCTTTATGCGATGCTAACGCAACAGGCCGTTTTTTTTGAAAGTGCTGCGTTTGTGACGACCTTTGTGTTATTAGGGCAGGTCTTCGAAGAACGGATGCGCAACAATGCGTCTGACGCGGTCGAAAAGTTAGCGAACCTACAGGCCAAGGACGCTGAAGTTTTACGCGATGGTGAATTCGTGAAATTACCGTTATCAGCGGTCGTTTTGAATGATGTCATTCGGGTGAAACCGGGTGAAAAAGTTCCCGTGGATGGCGTGATCGTTAAGGGACGTTCCACGGTCGACGAGTCGATGGTCACAGGCGAAAGCATGCCAGTGGCGAAGCAAGTTAATGATAAGGTCATCGGGGCGACGATGAATAGTACCGGAACTTTCCTATTGAAAGCGAATAAAGTTGGTGATCAGACGATGCTGTCACAAATTGTGACTCTCGTCAAAAAAGCGCAGAACAGCCACGCACCTATCCAAAAGTTGACCGACAAAGTGTCCGACATTTTTGTGCCGGTCGTGCTGATCTTGGCAATCCTAACGTTTCTAACTTGGTTTATTTTCTTGGATGCCAGTGTCGCCCGTGCGTTGATTTTTGCGGTTTCCGTAGTAGTTATTGCTTGTCCTTGCGCGCTTGGTTTGGCCACACCCACTGCATTGATGGTTGGGACCGGACGTGGTGCTAAAATGGGTATTTTAATCAAAAATGGGGAAGTTTTGGGAGCAGTCAATGACGTCAAAACAGTGGTCTTTGATAAAACGGGAACGATCACGGTTGGTCAACCACAAGTGACTGATATCGTGGGAGATGAAGCGCAAGTTTTACGAATTGCGGCCAGCTTAGAAGAATCATCTGAGCATCCCTTGGCAGCGGCAATTCTCAAACGGGCCCAAGCGGCTAAAATCTCGGCACAACCGGTCAGCGGTTTTCGGGCGATTGAAGGAAAAGGCGTGGCGGCTCAATTTGATGGGCATAACGGCTTTGTTGGTAATCACAAATTATTGACTGATTTTAAGCTTGATGATAAGTTGGCTCAACAAGAAATCCGGTTGCAAAATGAAGCTAAAACAGTGGTATTTGTTGGTTTAGACGAGCGTATTATTGGGCTGATTGCGATTCAGGATGTTGCTAAAGCCACGTCAGCAGAAGCAATTGCGAAGTTGAAGGCTCGCGGGCTAAAAACGGTCATGCTGACTGGTGATAACGAGCGGGTTGCACAAGCGATTGCCCAACAAGTTGGGATCGATGAAGTGATTGCGGATGTTTTGCCAGGCGATAAAGCCGACCAAGTAAAGGCGTTCCAACAAACGGGTAAAGTCGCCTTTGTTGGTGATGGCATCAACGATGCACCGGCCTTGACCATGGCGGATGTGGGTATTGCGATGGGTTCTGGGACAGATATTGCCATCGATGCTGGAGGAATTGTCCTCGTTAAAAATGATTTACGTGATGTTGACAAAGCCCTGGCTTTGAGTCGAAAAACTTTTAACCGTATTAAACTTAATTTGTTCTGGGCGTTCATTTATAACGTGCTTGGAATTCCGGTCGCTGCTGGAATCTTCTTTGCCATTGGCCTCACGTTAAGCCCCGAATTAGCTGGCTTAGCGATGGCATTTAGTTCACTTTCGGTTGTCACGAGTTCTGTTTTATTGAATCGAGCGAAGATTGGTTCGAAAGTTCAACCAGTTTGA
- the nagE gene encoding N-acetylglucosamine-specific PTS transporter subunit IIBC — protein sequence MKVYLQRMGRSLQLPVAVLPAAALLVGIGNWWASYSPDVVAHFLQAGGNAVLGQLPLLFAVGLALGMSKDKDGAAALAGLVAFEMPTNVLKPESVATLLNLKVTAVDPSFAQIGNVFIGILSGLIAAALYNRFHETKLPMALSFFSGKRLVPILAALVMLVVSVVLLLVWPPVYNVLVAFSKFILGLGAVGAGLYGFFNRLLIPTGLHQALNSVFWFDVAGINDIGKFLASKGVKGVTGMYQAGFFPVMMFGLPAGAYAIYRNALPERKVETASLMMAGAFASFFTGVTEPLEFSFMFVAWPLYVLHAIFTGLSLAFAAFMHWTAGFAFSAGLVDFVLSLKNPIANHPLMLVLQGLVMAAVYYFGFDFAIKKFNLMTPGREPLTAADEAEAIDVPADSTDDKYTIQAKKIYAALGGSENLQVVDNCTTRLRLQLADTAKIDEAAIKRTGVPGLNVLDQHNLQIIVGTEVQFVADALSQLKATNAPITVTSPTAAPVETEPMSDVKAGLAADFYSVATGTYMDIEQVPDDTFAQKMLGDGFAIEPTTGTITAPVDGTVTTVFPTKHAIGFKTTSGLEVLLHMGIDTVELKGAPFDVQVSDGETVKHGDVVAKVDLAAIKAAGKQTPMIVIITNMTAVGLLKFKIMTNEVDSSSKILTATTK from the coding sequence ATGAAAGTTTATTTACAACGGATGGGTCGTTCTTTGCAACTACCCGTTGCGGTACTACCGGCGGCCGCGTTGCTCGTCGGTATCGGGAATTGGTGGGCGTCATATAGTCCTGACGTCGTGGCCCATTTCTTGCAAGCAGGTGGGAATGCGGTCCTTGGTCAATTACCACTCTTGTTTGCGGTTGGTTTAGCGTTAGGTATGTCCAAGGACAAAGATGGGGCGGCGGCTTTAGCAGGGTTAGTGGCTTTTGAAATGCCTACCAATGTGTTGAAGCCAGAATCAGTTGCAACGTTATTAAATCTCAAAGTTACCGCTGTTGATCCCTCGTTTGCACAAATTGGAAACGTTTTTATCGGGATCTTATCTGGTTTGATTGCGGCGGCCCTGTATAATCGCTTCCATGAAACTAAGTTGCCAATGGCGTTATCGTTCTTTAGTGGAAAACGCCTTGTGCCAATTTTGGCCGCGTTAGTGATGCTGGTTGTCAGTGTCGTTTTGCTGCTAGTTTGGCCGCCAGTTTATAATGTATTAGTGGCGTTCAGTAAGTTCATCTTAGGTTTAGGCGCAGTTGGGGCTGGGCTATACGGTTTCTTCAACCGTTTGCTGATTCCAACCGGGTTACACCAAGCTTTGAATTCAGTATTCTGGTTTGATGTTGCTGGCATTAACGATATTGGTAAGTTTTTGGCTTCAAAAGGGGTCAAAGGGGTGACTGGGATGTATCAAGCTGGGTTCTTCCCAGTGATGATGTTCGGGTTGCCAGCCGGAGCCTACGCGATTTATCGTAATGCTTTGCCAGAACGAAAAGTTGAAACGGCCTCACTGATGATGGCGGGGGCATTCGCGTCATTCTTCACTGGGGTTACGGAACCGTTGGAGTTCTCTTTCATGTTTGTGGCTTGGCCACTGTACGTGTTACATGCTATTTTCACAGGATTATCGTTGGCGTTTGCGGCCTTCATGCATTGGACGGCCGGTTTCGCATTTAGTGCTGGATTAGTAGACTTTGTTTTGAGTTTGAAAAACCCAATTGCCAACCATCCGTTAATGCTTGTCTTACAAGGGTTGGTCATGGCTGCGGTTTACTACTTCGGTTTCGATTTTGCCATCAAGAAGTTCAACTTAATGACGCCCGGTCGCGAACCATTGACCGCTGCGGATGAAGCAGAGGCGATTGATGTGCCAGCTGATAGTACTGATGATAAATATACGATTCAAGCGAAAAAGATTTATGCCGCTTTAGGCGGTTCAGAAAACTTACAAGTGGTCGATAATTGTACGACGCGTTTACGGTTACAATTAGCGGATACCGCTAAGATCGATGAGGCGGCCATCAAACGGACCGGTGTACCAGGGCTAAACGTGCTCGATCAGCATAATTTACAAATTATTGTCGGCACTGAAGTCCAGTTCGTGGCGGATGCTTTGTCACAATTAAAAGCTACCAATGCGCCAATTACGGTGACGTCACCCACGGCTGCGCCCGTTGAGACTGAACCCATGAGTGATGTTAAAGCTGGCTTAGCTGCTGACTTCTATAGTGTTGCGACTGGGACTTATATGGATATTGAACAAGTTCCAGATGACACCTTCGCACAGAAAATGCTTGGCGATGGTTTCGCTATCGAACCTACGACTGGCACGATTACTGCCCCAGTTGATGGGACTGTGACGACTGTCTTTCCAACCAAACATGCGATTGGATTCAAGACCACTTCAGGATTAGAAGTCTTACTCCACATGGGAATCGATACGGTCGAACTTAAAGGCGCCCCATTCGATGTTCAAGTGAGTGATGGTGAAACCGTCAAGCATGGTGATGTGGTCGCTAAGGTTGATCTCGCCGCAATCAAAGCGGCTGGCAAACAAACACCGATGATCGTGATTATCACGAATATGACGGCGGTTGGTTTGTTGAAGTTTAAGATCATGACTAATGAAGTTGATTCCAGTTCGAAGATTTTAACGGCAACAACTAAATAA
- a CDS encoding cupredoxin domain-containing protein, with product MTENKQVAAITVAGSYQPQVVTLKQGLSAELTFTRTKAQGCLDVVHSKALDFETELPLNQPQTIKISTDQTGEFEFSCGMDMFHGKVVIV from the coding sequence ATGACTGAAAATAAACAAGTAGCGGCCATTACGGTGGCAGGCAGTTACCAACCTCAAGTGGTCACCTTGAAACAAGGGCTTTCCGCAGAACTAACTTTTACGCGGACGAAGGCGCAAGGCTGTCTAGACGTGGTTCATTCTAAGGCTTTGGATTTTGAAACTGAGCTGCCATTAAATCAGCCCCAAACGATCAAAATTTCGACCGACCAAACTGGTGAATTTGAGTTTAGTTGTGGGATGGATATGTTTCATGGAAAAGTGGTGATTGTCTAA
- a CDS encoding zinc-binding dehydrogenase — MKSAIFMEPGKVTVEDLAKPTLKAPDDVIIHVVRTCVCGSDLWAYRGLEPKAAHSENSGHEAIGIVESVGEAITTVQPGDFVIAPFTHGCGHCAACLAGFDGDCQNHDDNFSDGVQAEYIRFQHGDWALIKIPGQPADYSDAMLNSLLSLADVMATGYHAARVAHVKTGDTVVVVGDGAVGLCGVIAAELRGAKRIIAMSRHADRQQLALSFGATDIIAERGDEAIAKVMTLTNQAGADAVLECVGTELSTETALKAARPGAIVGRVGLPHEPKMDMSASFYNNTAIAGGPASVTTYDKQVLLKAVLDGDIQPGKVFTKRFKLDDIDAAYQAMTAREAIKALIVID; from the coding sequence ATGAAAAGTGCAATTTTTATGGAACCTGGTAAGGTAACGGTTGAAGATTTAGCTAAACCCACGTTGAAAGCCCCCGATGACGTCATCATTCACGTTGTCCGGACTTGTGTTTGCGGCTCTGACCTTTGGGCTTATCGTGGTCTGGAACCTAAGGCCGCTCATTCAGAAAATTCTGGTCATGAAGCAATTGGCATCGTTGAAAGCGTTGGTGAAGCCATCACAACCGTTCAGCCTGGCGATTTCGTGATTGCCCCATTTACCCATGGCTGCGGTCATTGTGCCGCTTGCCTAGCGGGTTTCGATGGGGATTGTCAAAATCATGATGACAATTTTAGTGATGGTGTCCAAGCCGAATATATCCGTTTCCAGCATGGTGACTGGGCTTTAATTAAAATTCCTGGTCAACCGGCCGACTACAGTGATGCTATGCTGAATTCTTTACTTAGTCTCGCAGATGTCATGGCGACTGGCTATCACGCTGCGCGAGTTGCGCACGTTAAAACCGGTGATACGGTTGTGGTCGTTGGCGACGGTGCGGTAGGACTATGTGGGGTCATTGCTGCTGAATTACGTGGGGCCAAACGCATTATTGCCATGAGTCGACACGCTGACCGTCAACAATTGGCTTTGTCATTTGGCGCCACCGACATCATCGCTGAACGTGGCGATGAAGCCATCGCAAAGGTTATGACCTTAACTAATCAGGCTGGCGCGGATGCAGTACTTGAATGTGTCGGTACGGAATTATCAACTGAAACTGCGCTAAAAGCTGCCCGTCCAGGAGCGATTGTCGGTCGCGTGGGCTTGCCGCATGAGCCTAAGATGGACATGAGTGCTTCCTTCTATAACAACACAGCGATCGCTGGTGGTCCGGCCTCCGTCACCACTTACGACAAACAAGTCTTGTTGAAAGCTGTTTTAGACGGCGACATCCAACCGGGTAAAGTTTTTACAAAGCGCTTTAAACTAGACGATATCGATGCTGCCTATCAAGCCATGACGGCTCGTGAAGCAATCAAAGCACTGATCGTCATTGACTAA
- a CDS encoding LamG-like jellyroll fold domain-containing protein: MKSRALITTLTCSTILITSMSPIITVASPAIAAVVAQPKPIPAADLSQHALVDVDFSKSALQDTKHPDATISTTGQPQLTTDKAVPGKVARFDGHSGYMLPYQNDLYDQMAHGMAIEAYFKDDAGQSTEHEIFSNQEKGGLGLGVQNGNVIFYAHVGESYKQPQGKLRTGKWVHAVGVYDQQDQTAKLYLDGQLVSTVKAPGTLNKPKGDGISNFVVGGDSAPNNKVQANLTGAVKVARLYKRALTAAEVANLNQVAQVGKQEPVVVDPGQTAQIVIPGLVGAKDVVVGHTYGLNVHARQAKKSNNGTTTLELIYDKASFDFVGANQTLGGDATTVEAVKPGTIKITTTAQLSDEQFERYDVTRLAHINLKAKASGQGWANLRTFKPDGKTAQIASQQMNIHTKDIQDYNNDGVIGIGDVALAPEVEQSLIAAKSEIKPYKHVVVLTTDGGGNPWDPNGMYYSPNNRDLAQWTANPDILAKRKNTYTLDLFNKKFAMSTTAHSVIPAISAQNYISMLHGRPWGTLPAPYQATNASAGQHYFADFGKAKPEFASIFKVLQQNNPHQGTAAFAEWKQILNGITEPDAAVMTQPSAKLKSFDDVADYIGKPEFSNTSLVYMQSDYMDGQGHSKGWYNDNYWAQYAQYDSLFKKVMDQLEATGHAHDTLVIANADHGGHGIGHGQDTQEPNTNVFLAMGGETIDSGRRLQGGSNADISALVLNALQVPKPDYMTGKVFDKTAFLAQTDLKKKQRQVETVKLTQSSQQVALQLTNAQKSHEARAIEMHIDLAGRTIDQVQVPTGTTIVSQTIENGVLKLVLSFKKQPTANLATIKLTPAKTKADKLVAVKQAMLGTAQGSEVLVDLDNSTKLVADNENPVVKPGTDTKPGSDAKPGSDAKPGSDVKPGTDTKPGSYTTPGSDVKPGSDVKPSTDTKPGSDTTPGSDTKPGTANNGAEADAKPDQNTAQTSGNDSSNSGHSANTKHSGSGLSWLPQTGEQVQMALSVLGGVILAIAGGVGLWLRRRHQ, from the coding sequence ATGAAGTCTCGTGCCTTAATTACGACCCTGACTTGTTCAACGATTTTGATCACGTCAATGTCTCCAATCATCACAGTAGCATCGCCAGCAATTGCGGCCGTTGTTGCTCAACCAAAGCCAATTCCAGCGGCTGATCTTTCACAACATGCGTTGGTTGATGTTGATTTTTCGAAATCAGCTTTACAGGATACTAAACATCCAGATGCAACTATTTCAACAACCGGTCAGCCGCAGTTGACGACGGACAAGGCTGTCCCTGGCAAAGTTGCCCGTTTTGATGGTCATTCTGGATATATGTTACCTTATCAAAATGATCTTTATGACCAAATGGCACATGGGATGGCAATTGAAGCCTATTTTAAAGATGATGCCGGCCAAAGTACTGAGCATGAAATCTTTTCTAACCAAGAAAAAGGTGGGTTAGGACTTGGGGTTCAGAACGGTAACGTGATATTTTATGCCCACGTTGGGGAGAGCTACAAGCAGCCCCAAGGGAAATTACGGACTGGTAAATGGGTCCATGCGGTCGGCGTTTATGATCAACAGGATCAAACCGCAAAATTATACTTAGATGGTCAACTTGTTTCAACGGTCAAGGCGCCGGGTACGTTAAACAAACCAAAGGGCGACGGCATCTCTAACTTTGTTGTCGGTGGCGATAGTGCTCCTAATAATAAAGTTCAAGCAAACTTGACCGGTGCGGTAAAAGTAGCCCGATTGTATAAGCGGGCTTTAACGGCCGCTGAAGTTGCCAACTTAAATCAGGTAGCACAAGTAGGTAAGCAAGAACCTGTTGTCGTTGATCCCGGTCAAACGGCACAAATCGTAATTCCTGGCTTAGTTGGCGCCAAAGATGTTGTTGTCGGTCATACTTATGGGTTAAATGTCCATGCGCGTCAAGCAAAGAAAAGTAACAATGGTACAACAACACTTGAATTGATCTATGATAAGGCTAGTTTTGATTTTGTCGGTGCTAATCAAACTTTAGGTGGTGACGCGACAACCGTTGAGGCGGTTAAGCCAGGAACTATCAAGATTACGACGACGGCACAATTGAGCGACGAACAATTTGAACGTTATGATGTGACTCGCTTGGCCCATATTAATTTGAAAGCCAAAGCCAGTGGTCAGGGTTGGGCTAATTTGAGAACCTTTAAGCCAGATGGTAAAACGGCCCAAATTGCCTCACAACAAATGAACATTCACACAAAGGATATCCAAGATTACAACAATGATGGTGTGATTGGAATCGGTGACGTGGCGTTAGCACCAGAAGTCGAACAAAGTTTAATTGCGGCCAAATCCGAAATTAAGCCTTATAAGCACGTGGTTGTTTTGACCACCGATGGCGGGGGCAATCCCTGGGATCCAAATGGTATGTATTACTCACCAAATAACAGAGATTTGGCTCAGTGGACCGCAAATCCAGATATTTTAGCCAAACGTAAGAATACGTATACCTTAGATTTATTCAATAAGAAATTTGCCATGAGTACGACTGCCCATTCGGTTATTCCAGCGATTTCGGCCCAAAATTATATTTCAATGTTACATGGCCGACCATGGGGAACCTTGCCAGCGCCATACCAAGCCACTAATGCCAGTGCGGGACAACATTACTTTGCTGACTTTGGAAAAGCAAAACCAGAATTTGCGTCAATTTTCAAAGTCTTACAACAAAATAATCCGCATCAAGGTACAGCGGCATTTGCAGAATGGAAACAGATTCTAAATGGGATTACAGAACCAGATGCGGCAGTGATGACACAGCCATCAGCCAAGCTGAAATCATTCGATGATGTTGCTGATTATATTGGTAAGCCAGAATTTTCTAATACGTCCTTAGTCTACATGCAAAGTGACTACATGGATGGTCAAGGACACAGTAAAGGCTGGTATAACGACAATTATTGGGCGCAATATGCGCAATATGATAGCTTGTTTAAAAAGGTCATGGATCAATTGGAAGCCACTGGTCATGCTCATGATACGTTAGTAATTGCGAATGCGGATCACGGTGGTCACGGGATTGGTCACGGTCAAGATACGCAAGAACCAAATACGAATGTTTTCTTGGCAATGGGTGGCGAAACCATTGATAGTGGTCGACGATTACAAGGTGGGAGTAACGCGGATATTAGTGCGTTAGTTTTAAATGCCTTACAAGTGCCGAAACCAGATTATATGACTGGGAAAGTCTTCGATAAAACGGCCTTTTTAGCACAAACGGACTTAAAGAAAAAACAACGCCAAGTTGAAACAGTTAAGCTAACACAATCTAGTCAACAAGTTGCCTTGCAACTAACGAATGCACAAAAGTCACACGAAGCGCGTGCAATTGAAATGCATATCGATTTGGCTGGTCGGACGATTGATCAAGTTCAAGTTCCAACTGGCACAACGATTGTGAGTCAAACTATTGAGAACGGCGTTTTGAAACTTGTGCTGAGCTTTAAAAAACAACCAACGGCTAATTTAGCAACGATTAAATTAACACCTGCTAAGACGAAAGCCGACAAATTAGTTGCGGTTAAGCAGGCTATGTTGGGGACAGCACAAGGCTCAGAAGTACTGGTCGATTTAGACAATAGTACTAAATTGGTTGCAGATAATGAAAATCCAGTTGTGAAACCGGGTACTGATACTAAGCCAGGTTCAGACGCAAAGCCAGGTTCAGACGCAAAGCCAGGTTCAGATGTGAAACCAGGTACTGATACTAAGCCAGGGTCATACACGACTCCAGGTTCAGATGTAAAACCAGGTTCAGATGTGAAGCCAAGTACTGATACTAAACCAGGGTCAGACACGACTCCAGGTTCAGATACCAAACCAGGAACAGCTAATAATGGTGCGGAAGCGGATGCAAAGCCGGATCAAAATACCGCCCAAACGTCAGGAAATGACAGTAGCAATAGTGGTCATTCAGCTAATACTAAGCATTCGGGTAGTGGATTAAGCTGGTTGCCACAAACTGGCGAACAGGTTCAAATGGCCTTATCTGTTTTAGGTGGGGTAATACTAGCCATTGCTGGTGGCGTTGGCCTTTGGCTACGTCGACGGCATCAATAA
- a CDS encoding transposase translates to MPNTLTLEEAWDIIQEQRKQMRLMEEQIKLLTQKRFGKSSEKSDDPGQLSIFDDCIKNNEVKDSRVFEQPETTGRTRPPR, encoded by the coding sequence TTGCCAAATACATTAACATTAGAAGAAGCATGGGATATTATCCAGGAACAAAGAAAACAAATGCGACTAATGGAAGAACAAATCAAGTTATTAACTCAAAAACGTTTTGGAAAGTCCTCAGAAAAGAGCGATGATCCAGGACAATTATCAATTTTCGATGACTGTATTAAAAATAACGAGGTTAAAGATAGTCGTGTTTTTGAACAGCCAGAGACAACTGGAAGAACTAGACCTCCCAGATGA
- a CDS encoding TetR/AcrR family transcriptional regulator encodes MDIRVRKTKQALTAALFERLATQPIDSITVTALCQTAKISRRTFYIHYEHVTDIFEDYQLRLAEQVANSLSGPHLDASTLIATFDHILMTNFSGFKYLCLNQQQHQLVDQLQQMLFETLYDTLPKSQKTPANQLVLTSLAAGVMQTYIYWFNHDQALTYALVTKTNQALIHANLTLLENN; translated from the coding sequence TTGGACATCCGCGTTAGAAAAACAAAACAAGCTTTAACCGCTGCCTTATTTGAACGATTAGCAACACAACCCATTGACAGCATTACCGTGACCGCACTTTGTCAGACGGCAAAGATCAGTCGACGGACATTTTATATCCACTATGAACACGTCACGGATATTTTTGAAGACTATCAGTTGCGGCTCGCGGAACAAGTTGCCAATTCATTAAGTGGCCCTCATCTAGACGCGAGCACATTAATCGCCACTTTTGACCATATCTTAATGACCAACTTTTCTGGGTTCAAATATCTCTGTCTTAATCAGCAACAGCATCAACTGGTCGATCAATTACAACAAATGCTATTCGAAACCCTTTACGACACCTTACCCAAATCGCAAAAAACTCCCGCCAATCAGTTGGTCTTAACCTCACTGGCAGCGGGAGTGATGCAAACCTATATTTACTGGTTCAATCACGATCAGGCGTTGACCTATGCACTCGTTACTAAAACGAACCAAGCGTTAATTCATGCTAATCTCACCTTGCTGGAAAATAATTAA
- a CDS encoding cupredoxin domain-containing protein codes for MTKLIVLLVGVAIIGFIVWWFFGKHQVTSAEAAVKDNHQSVDIEVSGGYSPEKIVLKRGVPAVLNFTRKDASTCLDRVVFSDFGINQELPQNHRESIEIDTSKPGDYEWACGMDMFHGKLTIK; via the coding sequence ATGACAAAATTAATTGTTTTACTTGTTGGCGTTGCTATTATTGGATTTATTGTATGGTGGTTCTTTGGGAAACATCAGGTTACGAGCGCCGAAGCCGCGGTAAAGGATAATCATCAGTCTGTGGATATCGAAGTAAGTGGTGGGTATTCACCAGAAAAGATTGTTTTGAAGCGAGGGGTTCCGGCAGTCTTAAACTTTACTCGTAAAGATGCGTCAACTTGTCTCGATCGCGTGGTTTTCAGTGATTTTGGGATAAATCAAGAATTGCCGCAGAATCATCGTGAATCAATTGAAATTGATACGAGCAAGCCGGGCGATTATGAATGGGCCTGCGGGATGGATATGTTTCATGGCAAATTGACGATTAAATAG